A single genomic interval of Halalkalibaculum roseum harbors:
- a CDS encoding LacI family DNA-binding transcriptional regulator yields MKVTLKDIADDTGYSISTVSRVLNGLDANHQTKTKILKSARKLNYPVQNIVADVETDKMLNVLLICGIEIGEFYASFFDGLNNAASREKVRLIVSSLKDDIPKISDIRAKIEDEEIDGIIINLPRIQRTHYEQLKKALPDHFPVVSNEILNSQVFATVGFDNYGGGYLVAKHFDDKGYQTCGIIYGPSDKNVSRQRAHGFLDYITYYSDMEVVWEYEGDFSFESGIKAFKNFDQSGTKPRAIFACNDNMNHGFVQEAMIKGYQFPDDIAAVGFDDLPICKRHRPQLSSVHTNYEELGAVSIQRLKELMANPNRPSSVLSMVPTELRVRGSS; encoded by the coding sequence TTGAAAGTAACATTAAAAGATATTGCGGATGATACCGGTTATTCCATTTCCACCGTCTCAAGGGTGTTGAATGGGTTGGATGCCAATCATCAAACCAAAACCAAGATTTTAAAAAGTGCTCGTAAACTAAACTATCCGGTTCAAAATATTGTAGCCGACGTTGAAACCGATAAGATGTTGAACGTATTACTAATCTGCGGTATCGAAATCGGTGAGTTTTACGCTTCATTTTTTGACGGGTTAAATAATGCAGCCTCTCGTGAAAAGGTTCGGCTCATAGTTTCCAGTCTGAAGGATGATATTCCAAAAATTAGCGATATTAGGGCAAAAATTGAGGATGAGGAGATCGACGGCATCATTATAAACCTTCCTCGGATTCAAAGAACTCATTACGAACAACTTAAAAAAGCACTTCCCGATCATTTTCCTGTTGTCTCGAATGAAATATTGAATAGCCAGGTGTTTGCCACTGTTGGTTTTGACAATTACGGCGGAGGCTATCTTGTCGCCAAACACTTCGATGATAAGGGTTATCAGACCTGTGGTATTATTTATGGTCCATCTGACAAAAACGTCTCCAGACAGAGAGCTCACGGTTTCCTGGATTACATAACTTATTACTCAGATATGGAAGTGGTTTGGGAGTATGAAGGCGACTTTAGTTTTGAATCCGGTATCAAAGCTTTCAAGAATTTTGATCAGTCTGGAACCAAGCCTCGTGCTATTTTTGCCTGCAACGACAATATGAATCACGGGTTCGTTCAGGAAGCCATGATCAAAGGGTATCAATTCCCCGATGATATTGCAGCCGTAGGTTTTGACGATTTACCGATTTGTAAACGTCACCGTCCTCAACTTTCTTCGGTGCATACCAACTATGAAGAACTTGGGGCTGTTTCCATCCAGCGCCTTAAAGAGCTGATGGCCAATCCCAACCGGCCTTCCTCGGTGTTGAGTATGGTACCGACTGAACTCAGGGTACGCGGATCTTCCTGA
- the mprF gene encoding bifunctional lysylphosphatidylglycerol flippase/synthetase MprF, which produces MKTAFKKITPFISIVFFVLAIWFLDQELRQYNLGQIIEQLSEIPNSYIALSVFFSFLSYVILTGYDGLGVRYIGEDLSTGRIVRAGFIGYAFSHNIGMALVTGGSIRYRIYSSWGFSGIKVTQIVGFSALTLWLGFCTVAGLSLVFATPELPENVAIPFDSLRIVGLLLLVMVAGYLVASTLLKEELTIKNWSFSFPDLSLALKQVVLASIDWIIAAMVLYVLLPETEINFYSFIGVFLLAQIIGLFSQVPGGLGVFESVMLLYLSNFMQGPAILGTLLVYRIIYYILPLLVAVVVLAYQEYLTNKRKVRVISQKAVNWIPRVVPHVLSVSVFIGGSILLFSGSMPSEVPRMEWLQVILPLPVIEMSHFFASLVGVGLMVLARSLQRRIEGAYHFTVGLLIFGIIFTLMRGADYEEASILAFMLLVLVPCRGEFHRKTSVMTKGFSPGWVMMISLVFISAIWLGIFSYRNVAYQEDLWWQFTLLGDAPRYLRAMVGVLSFTLIISLMKLLKPKKKLVREPKEYELEKAKDILKQEPRAKPNIVQLGDKELMFSTDNNGFIMYAPESRSMVAMGDPVGPESEVEDLIWNFQDYCEEQDLWPVFYQVREDYLEWYVDLGLTLMKIGEEARVSLTDFEIEENGRRYGDLYDHHKKYRGSDYSFRVIPPEETRAHMANFHAISNRWIEAKGADELGFSQGIFNEEYLSNFPIAAIFKDGEAVAFSNIWEGANYYELSFDLLRNNPETPDEIIDYLLIEMILWGKAEGYEWFSLGMAPLSGMKDHQHSKRWSKVADWVYTYGENFYNFREVRTYREKFNPEWEPRYLAVPGGWALPGVLKDITNLISGGIKGFL; this is translated from the coding sequence TTGAAAACAGCGTTCAAGAAGATAACACCCTTCATCAGTATTGTTTTCTTTGTGCTGGCTATATGGTTTTTGGATCAGGAGTTAAGGCAGTATAACCTGGGTCAGATTATCGAACAGCTGTCCGAAATTCCCAACTCCTACATCGCTCTTTCCGTATTTTTCTCATTTCTAAGTTATGTTATACTCACCGGATACGACGGATTGGGTGTCAGATATATCGGTGAAGATCTATCCACGGGACGAATTGTTCGGGCAGGATTTATAGGATATGCTTTCAGCCATAATATCGGTATGGCACTTGTTACGGGCGGATCTATCAGGTATCGTATTTACTCTTCATGGGGCTTTTCAGGCATCAAGGTTACCCAGATTGTCGGGTTCAGTGCACTTACTTTATGGCTGGGTTTCTGTACGGTTGCAGGCCTATCCCTTGTTTTTGCAACCCCCGAACTGCCCGAAAATGTTGCAATACCTTTTGACTCCCTCAGAATTGTAGGATTATTGTTATTAGTGATGGTTGCAGGTTACCTGGTGGCCAGCACCTTGCTTAAGGAGGAGTTAACGATTAAAAACTGGAGTTTCTCGTTCCCGGATTTGAGTTTGGCCTTAAAACAGGTGGTTTTGGCATCCATTGACTGGATAATAGCCGCCATGGTACTCTATGTACTGCTTCCCGAAACGGAGATTAATTTCTACAGTTTTATAGGGGTGTTTCTGCTTGCCCAAATCATAGGACTTTTTAGCCAGGTTCCGGGCGGGCTGGGAGTCTTTGAATCAGTGATGCTGCTCTATTTGTCAAATTTTATGCAGGGACCGGCAATTCTGGGGACCTTACTGGTTTACCGCATTATCTATTACATACTGCCATTGCTGGTCGCTGTAGTGGTTCTTGCCTATCAAGAGTATCTGACCAATAAGCGTAAAGTCAGAGTCATCAGCCAGAAAGCAGTGAACTGGATTCCGCGTGTTGTACCCCACGTTTTAAGTGTTTCTGTATTTATCGGGGGATCGATTTTACTGTTTTCCGGATCCATGCCATCCGAAGTGCCTCGTATGGAGTGGTTGCAGGTAATTTTACCTCTTCCAGTTATTGAAATGTCACACTTCTTTGCAAGCCTGGTAGGTGTTGGACTGATGGTGCTAGCCCGAAGCCTGCAGCGACGTATAGAAGGGGCTTATCATTTTACCGTAGGTCTGCTCATTTTCGGAATTATTTTCACTTTGATGCGGGGAGCCGATTATGAAGAAGCCAGTATTTTAGCATTTATGTTGCTTGTACTTGTACCATGCAGGGGAGAATTTCATCGAAAGACCTCAGTGATGACCAAGGGGTTTTCTCCGGGGTGGGTCATGATGATATCGCTGGTATTTATCAGTGCTATCTGGTTGGGAATTTTTTCCTACCGAAATGTCGCCTATCAGGAAGATCTTTGGTGGCAATTTACGCTCTTGGGAGATGCACCTCGCTATCTCAGGGCCATGGTTGGAGTACTCTCTTTTACGCTTATCATCAGTTTAATGAAGTTGTTGAAACCCAAAAAGAAGCTGGTACGAGAGCCTAAAGAATATGAACTTGAAAAGGCCAAAGATATATTGAAACAGGAACCCAGGGCAAAACCCAATATTGTCCAGCTTGGCGATAAAGAATTGATGTTCAGTACTGACAACAATGGCTTTATTATGTACGCACCTGAAAGCAGAAGCATGGTTGCAATGGGAGATCCGGTAGGGCCGGAAAGCGAAGTTGAAGATCTGATTTGGAATTTCCAAGATTACTGTGAAGAGCAGGATCTTTGGCCGGTATTTTACCAGGTTCGCGAAGATTACCTGGAGTGGTATGTTGACCTGGGCCTGACCCTTATGAAAATCGGGGAGGAAGCCCGTGTAAGTCTGACTGATTTTGAGATTGAGGAAAACGGCAGACGCTATGGTGATTTGTATGACCATCATAAAAAATACCGGGGCAGCGACTACTCATTTCGAGTTATTCCACCAGAGGAAACGAGAGCTCATATGGCTAACTTCCATGCAATTTCCAACCGGTGGATTGAAGCCAAAGGAGCCGATGAGCTCGGCTTCTCCCAAGGGATATTTAATGAAGAGTACCTCAGCAATTTCCCGATAGCTGCCATTTTCAAAGACGGAGAAGCTGTTGCTTTTTCAAATATCTGGGAAGGCGCGAATTACTATGAGCTATCATTTGATCTGTTGCGCAATAATCCTGAGACTCCTGATGAAATTATTGATTACCTGCTTATTGAAATGATACTTTGGGGAAAAGCAGAAGGTTATGAATGGTTCAGTTTGGGAATGGCACCGCTTTCAGGCATGAAAGATCATCAGCACTCCAAACGATGGAGCAAAGTAGCTGACTGGGTTTATACCTATGGAGAGAACTTCTACAACTTCAGAGAGGTGCGGACTTATAGAGAGAAATTTAATCCGGAGTGGGAACCAAGGTATTTGGCGGTGCCGGGAGGTTGGGCACTGCCCGGGGTGCTAAAGGATATTACGAATCTTATATCAGGGGGCATCAAGGGATTCTTGTGA
- a CDS encoding xylulokinase: MQLLGYDIGSSSIKASIVDAESGLQIAFAQSPEKELTIQSPRKGWAEQDPNVWWKHVKATTARLLDSDNVQKEAIAAIGISYQMHGLVIVDENKEVLRPSIIWCDGRAVDSGSEITEELGEAYSLSHLLNKPGNFTASKLKWVKEHEPDLFQKIFKFMLPGDFIAMKMTGQINTSVSGLSEAILWDYKKHGLATEVMHAAGIPENVVPEIFTNFGQHGKLSERAADELGLPSGILLSYRAGDQPNNALSLNAMDPGEIASTAGTSGVIYGVTDKPLYDKQSRVNTFVHVNHNEDLQRYGVLLCINGTGIQNSWLKNEVFNSELDYRAMNERAESVAVGSDGLSIIPFGNGPERILQDTDTGAYIGKINFNRHRRAHITRAAHEGIAFSLCHGLDIMQEMGISIESIRAASSNMFQSRVFRETLCNCANVPLDLYETNGALGAAIGAGIGAGIFSDREEAFKGLQKKGSVDPDPKQRDEYLRAFDEWQLTLKKILETEA, encoded by the coding sequence ATGCAGTTACTTGGCTATGACATCGGTAGTTCCAGTATAAAGGCAAGCATAGTGGATGCTGAGTCCGGACTTCAAATTGCTTTTGCCCAATCACCTGAAAAGGAATTAACCATTCAGTCACCCAGGAAAGGGTGGGCGGAACAGGATCCCAATGTATGGTGGAAGCATGTAAAAGCCACAACAGCTCGTCTGCTGGATTCGGATAACGTTCAAAAAGAGGCTATCGCTGCTATTGGGATTTCTTACCAAATGCACGGACTGGTGATTGTGGATGAAAATAAAGAGGTGTTGCGTCCCTCCATCATCTGGTGTGATGGAAGAGCTGTTGATAGCGGAAGCGAAATAACCGAAGAACTGGGAGAAGCCTATAGCCTAAGTCACCTGTTAAATAAACCGGGTAATTTTACGGCATCCAAGCTGAAGTGGGTGAAAGAGCATGAACCCGATTTATTTCAAAAGATTTTTAAGTTTATGCTGCCCGGTGATTTCATCGCCATGAAAATGACTGGTCAAATAAATACATCTGTCTCTGGGTTATCGGAGGCCATACTCTGGGATTACAAAAAACATGGATTGGCAACGGAAGTTATGCATGCCGCAGGAATTCCCGAAAATGTTGTACCTGAAATATTTACCAATTTTGGCCAACACGGAAAGCTAAGTGAAAGAGCTGCTGATGAGCTGGGACTACCCTCGGGAATCCTGTTATCCTATCGGGCCGGGGATCAACCTAATAATGCCCTCTCTTTGAATGCAATGGATCCGGGTGAAATAGCATCTACAGCAGGTACTTCGGGAGTCATATACGGGGTAACCGATAAACCGCTTTACGATAAACAATCCAGGGTAAACACTTTTGTGCATGTAAACCATAATGAAGACTTGCAGCGCTATGGAGTGTTATTATGTATCAACGGCACCGGAATACAGAACAGCTGGCTAAAAAATGAGGTGTTTAATAGTGAGTTGGATTACCGGGCTATGAATGAAAGGGCCGAAAGTGTTGCAGTGGGTTCAGACGGACTAAGCATAATACCGTTTGGCAATGGTCCTGAGAGAATCTTGCAAGACACTGATACCGGCGCGTATATCGGTAAGATTAACTTCAATCGTCATAGAAGAGCGCATATCACCCGTGCGGCTCACGAAGGTATAGCTTTCTCTTTATGTCACGGATTGGATATTATGCAGGAGATGGGAATATCCATTGAGAGTATTCGAGCTGCTTCTTCCAACATGTTTCAAAGTCGGGTATTCAGGGAAACGTTATGCAATTGTGCTAACGTACCTCTAGATCTTTATGAAACGAACGGTGCGCTGGGTGCAGCCATCGGAGCGGGAATTGGGGCAGGGATATTCAGCGACAGGGAAGAGGCGTTCAAAGGTTTGCAAAAAAAGGGATCAG
- a CDS encoding Ig-like domain-containing protein: MTHFFRISILFCIVAIAYSCATPTSPTGGPPDRQGPEVVATEPESGATNFTKRKVTFHFSEFVNRSSLSGEVTVEPDIGIPYSIDWGRKSVSIVFESSLPDLTTLIVTIGTGLSDTNGNKLAAPQKLAFSTGPEIDQGELRGKVLDAQTGEGNEGHKILLYRTPLNLDQKANYIAETDTGGVFQFSYLRQGTYKAFWVDDRNRNKVWDTERERAQPFSRELIELEKAGSDTLSTLYIANSDTTKAILQGIGLFSSRRLRMRFSENVEILDSTSITITDSLGNSFTEAYPLYRQPEEPYVLFAQAGEALLEQESYNVRVKDISDAAGNLTDSTSFDITGSAQEDTTAQRIIRRKRTTGIYPAESIEIIYANPISDNVIRDSLKVVEGNQLIESWPQARSVNNSFLIDPEDRWKDGLDYEFRIWDPISNDHISLSPEIWHSSKLGQLDIRLADTTRSNTYNLLIRSKERGIMTDTTFSKQIIIRELPPLQYQVTLFEDLNNNGKWDHGSVQPYRAPEPYFIRNNIPVKQGFTSDLTVSPDVYPIRPQN, encoded by the coding sequence TTGACTCATTTTTTTAGAATTTCGATCCTTTTTTGCATTGTTGCTATCGCATATTCATGCGCTACGCCTACAAGTCCCACCGGGGGCCCACCTGATAGGCAAGGCCCGGAAGTTGTAGCTACCGAGCCTGAATCAGGTGCCACCAATTTCACCAAGCGTAAAGTAACCTTCCATTTTTCTGAGTTCGTAAACAGAAGCTCCCTCAGCGGGGAAGTTACGGTTGAACCCGATATAGGTATACCTTACTCCATTGACTGGGGAAGGAAGTCCGTATCCATAGTATTTGAAAGCTCGCTGCCTGACCTTACCACTCTTATTGTAACTATCGGGACAGGTTTGTCTGATACCAATGGCAATAAGCTGGCTGCTCCGCAAAAATTGGCGTTTTCAACCGGACCTGAAATAGACCAGGGGGAGTTGAGAGGCAAAGTTCTGGATGCGCAAACAGGCGAAGGTAATGAAGGCCATAAAATTCTGCTATATCGAACTCCTCTTAATTTGGATCAAAAGGCCAATTATATAGCTGAGACTGACACCGGCGGCGTCTTTCAGTTTTCTTACCTAAGGCAGGGAACCTATAAGGCGTTCTGGGTTGATGACCGTAACAGGAACAAAGTATGGGATACGGAACGGGAGAGAGCGCAACCATTCAGTAGGGAATTAATTGAGTTGGAAAAGGCGGGGTCAGATACCCTGAGTACGCTCTATATTGCCAATTCGGATACCACAAAGGCTATACTTCAGGGAATAGGACTCTTTTCAAGCCGACGTTTAAGGATGCGTTTCAGTGAAAATGTTGAGATTCTTGATAGTACTAGCATCACTATAACCGATTCACTGGGTAATTCTTTTACCGAGGCATACCCCTTGTATCGCCAGCCTGAAGAGCCCTATGTGCTATTTGCTCAGGCCGGTGAAGCCCTCCTTGAGCAGGAGTCCTATAATGTGAGGGTAAAAGATATCAGCGATGCGGCGGGAAACCTTACTGATTCCACATCATTTGATATTACGGGATCAGCCCAGGAAGACACTACCGCCCAGCGAATTATTAGGCGGAAACGTACTACAGGAATCTATCCGGCAGAATCTATTGAAATTATTTATGCTAATCCTATAAGTGATAATGTGATACGCGATTCACTTAAAGTAGTTGAAGGAAACCAACTTATTGAAAGCTGGCCACAGGCCCGAAGCGTAAATAACAGCTTTTTAATTGATCCGGAGGATAGGTGGAAAGACGGGTTGGATTATGAATTTCGCATATGGGATCCAATTTCAAATGATCATATCAGTCTTAGTCCCGAAATCTGGCACTCATCAAAGCTGGGGCAGCTTGATATACGGCTGGCAGATACCACTCGTTCCAATACCTACAATCTCTTGATACGGTCAAAGGAACGCGGCATTATGACCGACACTACGTTTTCGAAGCAGATTATCATAAGAGAACTGCCACCATTACAATACCAGGTAACATTATTTGAAGACTTGAATAACAACGGGAAATGGGATCATGGTAGTGTACAGCCCTATAGAGCTCCAGAGCCTTACTTTATCAGGAATAATATTCCGGTTAAACAAGGTTTTACCTCCGATCTCACCGTCTCGCCGGATGTTTATCCCATAAGACCTCAAAATTAG
- a CDS encoding methylmalonyl-CoA mutase family protein yields the protein MSDDTESTVKTPQSDRDTDASASKSPSQEAYESTHKIRFVTAASLFDGHDASINIMRRILQSSGAEVIHLGHNRSVQEIVDCAVQEDAQGIAISSYQGGHMEYFKYMVDLLEEKGASHINVFGGGGGVIVDDEIEELHDYGVTRIFSVEDGSKMGLQGMINYMLEHCDFDTAEIEEVDAKKILGRDTKTLARCISALENDHDEIVRYEDEKLYDGNGNLITSAKNGHPIPLIGITGTGGAGKSSLTDELIRRFLTEFSNINIAVISIDPSKVRTGGALLGDRIRMNSLDPERVYMRSLATRASNRATSLSVKGAIAICKTAGFDLVIVETSGIGQSDTEIVNISDIPLYVMTCEYGAATQLEKINMLDLADMVVLNKFEKKGSLDALRDVRKQIKRNRGEWDRKPEQMPVFPTIAAQFNDEGVNRLFKAMVDRINDYYSLNWETEIYNNPEPAEDIQSQAIIPGKRQRYLSEISESIRDYHEWAEEQSEYASKLEQVEGTLEQIDRWDPEGKASFDKKLKKMREHWLSKLDSRCKKILEGWEKLYEEYRQDHVEVQVRDKTFKNEMFRESLSGLKIPRVALPKTKHKGEQLKFALKENLPGYYPFTAGVFPFKREGEDPTRMFAGEGTPERTNKRFHYVSEGMPAARLSTAFDSVTLYGEDPDHRPDIYGKVGNSGVSICTLDDMKKLYSGFELTSPKTSVSMTINGPAPMILAMFMNTAIDQEVERYLKENGKWDAAKKKIKKHFKQKNVPQPEYNGELPATNDGFGLGLLGITGDQLVDEKTYNKIKEKALNVVRGTVQADILKEDQAQNTCIFSTEFALKMMGDIQQYFTDHNVRNYYSVSISGYHIAEAGANPITQAAFTLANGFTYVEYYLSRGMDVDEFAHNLSFFFSNGLDPEYAVIGRVARRIWAVAMNEKYGANERSQKLKYHIQTSGRSLHAQEIQFNDIRTTLQALLAIYDNCNSLHTNAYDEAITTPTEESVRRALAIQLIINKEMGTAKNENINQGSYFIEEMTDLVEEAILSEFDRLTERGGVLGAMENMYQRGKIQDESLYYESQKHSGELPIIGVNTFKNDEAESSEEDHKIDLIRSTKEEKEQQIDNLNAFWKRNEEEAGKAIARLKKVARNDGNIFEELMETVKVASLGQISNALYEVGGQYRRNM from the coding sequence ATGTCTGACGATACAGAATCTACGGTAAAGACCCCACAAAGCGACCGGGATACAGACGCAAGTGCCTCAAAAAGCCCTTCGCAGGAGGCGTATGAAAGTACCCACAAAATACGTTTTGTTACAGCCGCAAGCCTTTTTGACGGACATGACGCCAGTATTAATATCATGAGGCGCATTCTACAAAGCAGTGGTGCAGAGGTAATTCACCTTGGACACAATCGCTCGGTTCAGGAGATTGTTGATTGTGCGGTACAGGAAGATGCGCAGGGTATAGCCATAAGTTCTTACCAGGGTGGACATATGGAGTATTTCAAGTATATGGTTGACTTGTTGGAAGAGAAAGGAGCTTCACATATCAACGTATTTGGCGGAGGCGGAGGTGTTATTGTAGATGATGAGATTGAAGAGCTGCACGATTACGGGGTAACCCGTATTTTTTCTGTGGAAGACGGCAGTAAGATGGGGCTTCAGGGCATGATCAATTATATGCTGGAGCATTGTGACTTTGATACCGCCGAAATTGAGGAGGTAGATGCAAAAAAGATTCTTGGGCGAGATACAAAGACACTTGCTCGCTGCATTTCTGCTCTGGAGAATGACCATGACGAAATTGTACGATATGAGGATGAAAAGCTCTATGATGGAAATGGTAATCTGATTACTTCCGCTAAAAACGGTCATCCCATTCCACTGATAGGCATTACGGGTACCGGAGGTGCCGGGAAAAGCTCACTTACAGATGAGCTGATACGTCGATTTCTAACAGAATTCAGCAATATAAACATTGCCGTAATATCCATTGATCCATCCAAAGTACGCACCGGGGGTGCACTGCTGGGAGACCGTATCCGTATGAACAGCCTGGATCCGGAAAGAGTCTATATGAGAAGCCTTGCAACCCGTGCCAGCAACAGGGCTACCAGTCTTTCGGTAAAAGGAGCAATAGCGATCTGTAAAACAGCCGGTTTCGATCTGGTTATTGTTGAAACCAGCGGGATTGGCCAGAGTGATACCGAGATTGTTAATATATCTGACATCCCGTTGTATGTGATGACCTGCGAATATGGTGCAGCAACCCAGCTGGAGAAGATCAATATGCTGGATCTGGCTGATATGGTAGTACTGAACAAATTTGAAAAGAAAGGTTCACTGGATGCACTTCGGGATGTTCGCAAACAGATTAAGCGAAATCGCGGAGAGTGGGACCGCAAGCCGGAACAGATGCCGGTCTTCCCGACCATTGCTGCTCAATTTAATGACGAAGGGGTAAATCGCCTGTTTAAGGCTATGGTTGACCGGATTAACGACTATTACAGCCTAAACTGGGAAACTGAAATATATAACAATCCAGAACCTGCTGAAGATATTCAATCCCAAGCCATTATTCCCGGTAAGCGCCAGCGCTATCTTTCTGAGATATCCGAATCCATACGTGACTATCATGAGTGGGCTGAAGAACAGTCGGAGTATGCTTCCAAACTGGAACAGGTTGAAGGAACTCTTGAACAAATTGATCGCTGGGACCCGGAAGGAAAGGCATCCTTCGATAAGAAACTCAAAAAGATGCGGGAGCACTGGCTCAGCAAGTTGGATTCACGATGTAAAAAAATTCTGGAAGGATGGGAGAAGCTATACGAAGAGTATCGTCAGGATCATGTAGAAGTACAGGTACGAGACAAAACCTTTAAGAATGAAATGTTTCGTGAATCCCTTAGCGGGTTGAAAATTCCCCGGGTTGCGCTACCGAAAACCAAGCACAAAGGAGAGCAACTCAAATTTGCCCTTAAGGAGAATTTGCCCGGATACTACCCGTTTACCGCAGGTGTATTTCCGTTCAAAAGGGAGGGAGAAGATCCCACCCGCATGTTTGCCGGAGAGGGGACACCGGAGCGTACCAACAAACGTTTTCACTATGTGAGTGAAGGCATGCCGGCGGCACGCCTTTCAACTGCTTTTGACTCTGTTACCCTATATGGCGAAGATCCGGATCACCGTCCCGATATTTACGGAAAGGTGGGAAACTCGGGCGTCAGCATCTGTACGCTGGATGATATGAAGAAACTTTATTCGGGTTTTGAACTGACCTCACCGAAAACCTCGGTATCCATGACTATCAACGGTCCGGCGCCGATGATTTTGGCTATGTTCATGAACACTGCCATTGACCAGGAAGTGGAGCGGTATCTGAAGGAAAATGGCAAATGGGATGCGGCGAAGAAGAAAATTAAGAAACACTTCAAGCAGAAAAATGTCCCCCAACCGGAATATAACGGAGAGCTTCCTGCTACGAATGATGGCTTTGGCCTGGGGTTGCTGGGTATCACCGGCGACCAACTGGTGGATGAGAAAACCTATAACAAGATCAAGGAAAAGGCATTAAATGTTGTTCGCGGTACTGTACAGGCGGATATTCTGAAGGAGGACCAGGCACAAAATACCTGTATATTCTCTACTGAGTTTGCCCTGAAAATGATGGGAGACATACAGCAGTATTTCACCGATCATAATGTGCGTAACTACTACTCGGTTTCCATTTCCGGTTACCATATTGCCGAGGCAGGAGCAAATCCCATTACGCAGGCCGCATTCACACTCGCAAATGGATTTACATACGTAGAATATTACCTGTCAAGGGGTATGGATGTGGATGAGTTTGCCCATAATCTGTCCTTCTTTTTCAGCAACGGGTTGGATCCGGAATATGCCGTCATCGGCCGAGTAGCCCGCCGGATTTGGGCTGTGGCAATGAACGAAAAATACGGTGCAAATGAGCGCTCACAAAAGCTTAAGTACCACATTCAAACCAGCGGTCGTTCACTGCATGCCCAGGAAATCCAGTTTAATGATATCAGAACTACACTGCAGGCGTTGCTGGCTATATATGACAACTGTAATTCCCTGCACACCAATGCCTATGATGAAGCCATAACCACGCCAACAGAAGAGTCCGTTCGACGTGCACTTGCCATTCAGCTTATCATAAATAAAGAAATGGGAACTGCAAAGAATGAAAATATCAACCAGGGTTCCTACTTCATTGAAGAGATGACGGATCTGGTTGAGGAAGCCATACTATCTGAATTCGACCGACTGACCGAACGCGGTGGCGTTCTGGGAGCAATGGAGAATATGTATCAGCGTGGCAAGATTCAGGATGAGAGTCTTTATTACGAATCGCAAAAGCACAGCGGAGAGCTGCCGATTATCGGGGTTAATACCTTTAAAAATGATGAGGCAGAAAGTAGTGAAGAGGATCATAAGATTGATCTGATACGTTCAACAAAAGAAGAAAAGGAACAGCAGATAGACAACCTCAATGCCTTCTGGAAACGCAACGAGGAGGAAGCCGGTAAAGCTATCGCTCGTCTTAAAAAAGTTGCCAGAAACGATGGTAATATCTTTGAAGAGTTGATGGAGACAGTTAAAGTGGCTTCCCTGGGACAGATATCCAATGCACTCTATGAAGTTGGCGGGCAATATCGACGCAACATGTAA
- a CDS encoding endonuclease/exonuclease/phosphatase family protein encodes MSYNIKFDDTSDTVNNWDNRKERVINLIAFYEPDFIGTQEAQLHQLQDMKKGLNKYEWIGVGRADGRSEGEFSAIYYNTERFRLVQNSDSTIWLSESPSTPSKSWDAALPRILTWGTFQEVESGKEIMVYNTHFDHIGDTARAKSAKLIVETVNSQSEDKPVVLTGDFNAIEGSIPYENLTAPTKGLKDAYYETELPHVGPLFTYDDFKVLGENERHRIDYIFVNDKVTVMRHAAISDFRDGRYPSDHLPVITDVRFK; translated from the coding sequence ATGTCTTATAACATAAAATTCGACGACACATCCGACACCGTCAACAATTGGGATAACCGCAAAGAACGAGTTATCAACCTGATTGCATTTTATGAACCTGATTTCATCGGAACACAGGAAGCACAGCTCCATCAGCTGCAGGATATGAAAAAGGGGTTGAATAAGTATGAATGGATTGGCGTTGGGCGTGCTGATGGCAGATCCGAGGGTGAGTTTTCTGCAATTTATTATAATACAGAGAGGTTCCGACTCGTCCAAAATAGCGACAGCACCATCTGGCTTTCGGAGAGCCCTTCTACTCCGAGCAAAAGCTGGGATGCCGCATTGCCCAGGATTTTAACCTGGGGAACATTTCAGGAAGTTGAATCCGGGAAAGAGATCATGGTGTACAACACACATTTTGACCATATCGGGGATACAGCTCGCGCCAAAAGTGCAAAGCTTATTGTAGAAACAGTCAACTCACAAAGTGAGGATAAACCGGTAGTGCTTACAGGTGATTTTAATGCTATCGAGGGAAGCATCCCATATGAAAATCTGACCGCTCCGACAAAAGGACTTAAAGATGCCTATTACGAAACCGAACTTCCCCACGTTGGTCCCTTATTTACCTATGACGATTTTAAGGTATTGGGTGAAAACGAGCGTCACCGCATCGATTACATTTTCGTTAACGACAAGGTTACTGTAATGCGCCATGCGGCAATTTCTGACTTTCGGGACGGCCGTTATCCCTCCGATCATCTCCCTGTGATTACAGATGTGAGGTTTAAGTAG